Proteins encoded in a region of the Paenibacillus sp. W2I17 genome:
- a CDS encoding extracellular solute-binding protein, with protein sequence MKKWMVTGMALLLAATFMAGCSKGSGAESGENGGDGKTRFSMSLRTLAYTYVEKSPDINQDKWVKKLEELTNSDLKIVLVPHKEYEQKMVQMFATNDIPDVVQGDGGVNGKEMAGSVEAGVFQPLDELLQQYGQDLLKAVPKEAWDQVTHDGQIYAIPEYLSNPSRRATWIRKDLLDQTGLPVPTTVEETLEVLRAFKKLGVENPYMGREDFKYADTFFGAYDVQQFLSMMEQQGDQIVPKFMDNENMQQALTVYKTMYEEGLINKEFATINSTVFKNTILSGKAGMWSMNANELIQWEKQIKASVPDAKIEIIPSPVGPDGKGGYYLYGPVTRAYFINKDAADPASIIRFFNWMVSDEAEKFFTYGTEGETYTEDNGVISYTAPTDSAGVDEERYRQSFLWFVQDTTYNKGSLSLTEEGRKLMNIYDTILAKEGRDGINFDPRLEAFVQNPEIAPNSDTPPQVLLTHMIKMVYGKEPISDWPKVVEEWKSKGGDQAIEEATEKFKKGEGVSAPRR encoded by the coding sequence ATGAAAAAGTGGATGGTCACAGGCATGGCGCTATTGCTGGCGGCAACCTTCATGGCGGGATGCAGCAAGGGAAGCGGGGCGGAATCCGGTGAGAATGGAGGAGACGGCAAGACGAGGTTCTCCATGTCATTGCGAACGCTGGCGTATACGTATGTGGAAAAGTCACCGGACATCAACCAGGATAAATGGGTGAAAAAGCTGGAGGAGCTGACCAATAGCGATCTGAAAATCGTGCTTGTGCCTCATAAGGAATATGAGCAGAAAATGGTCCAGATGTTTGCCACCAATGATATTCCTGATGTAGTGCAGGGTGATGGCGGCGTCAACGGTAAGGAGATGGCCGGTTCGGTCGAAGCCGGAGTATTCCAGCCGCTGGATGAGCTGTTGCAGCAGTATGGGCAAGATTTGCTCAAAGCCGTGCCGAAGGAAGCCTGGGACCAGGTAACCCATGACGGGCAGATCTATGCCATCCCCGAATATTTATCCAATCCATCCCGCCGGGCAACCTGGATTCGTAAGGATCTGCTGGATCAAACGGGATTGCCAGTGCCTACCACGGTGGAAGAAACATTGGAAGTGCTGCGCGCCTTTAAAAAGCTTGGCGTGGAGAATCCATATATGGGGCGTGAAGATTTCAAATATGCGGATACCTTCTTTGGTGCCTATGATGTGCAGCAGTTCCTGTCCATGATGGAGCAGCAGGGCGACCAGATTGTACCCAAATTCATGGATAACGAGAATATGCAGCAAGCCCTGACGGTTTATAAGACGATGTACGAAGAAGGGCTGATTAACAAAGAGTTTGCGACCATCAATTCGACGGTATTCAAAAATACGATTCTCTCCGGCAAGGCGGGCATGTGGTCGATGAACGCCAACGAACTGATTCAATGGGAGAAGCAGATTAAAGCGTCGGTTCCCGATGCCAAAATCGAAATTATCCCTTCCCCTGTTGGTCCCGACGGAAAGGGTGGTTATTATCTGTACGGTCCGGTGACACGTGCTTACTTTATCAATAAGGATGCGGCTGATCCGGCTTCCATTATCCGTTTTTTTAACTGGATGGTTTCCGATGAAGCAGAGAAGTTTTTCACGTATGGCACGGAAGGAGAAACCTACACAGAGGATAATGGCGTGATTTCGTACACGGCTCCAACGGATTCCGCTGGTGTGGACGAAGAGCGTTACCGTCAGTCGTTCTTATGGTTTGTACAGGACACAACATACAATAAAGGCTCGTTATCGCTGACAGAAGAAGGCAGGAAACTGATGAATATTTACGATACGATTTTAGCCAAAGAAGGCCGGGATGGCATCAACTTTGATCCGCGGTTGGAGGCCTTTGTGCAGAATCCCGAGATTGCTCCCAATTCGGATACACCTCCTCAAGTATTGCTCACACACATGATCAAGATGGTTTATGGTAAGGAGCCCATCTCCGATTGGCCAAAAGTGGTTGAGGAATGGAAATCCAAAGGTGGCGATCAGGCCATCGAGGAAGCTACGGAGAAATTTAAGAAGGGTGAGGGAGTGTCAGCCCCGCGTCGCTAA